From the genome of Onychomys torridus chromosome 14, mOncTor1.1, whole genome shotgun sequence:
tgctgtgtgggttctgagaaccgaacccagatcatctggaagaggagtcagttctcttagccatctctccaacctctggGGTTCCTTGgccatgttttcatttattatttatctgaggtgtgtgtacacatggtacacacatggaagtcagagttctgacaactttctggagttcaTTCCTCCCACAGTGGGTTCTGGGCTTGGAGCATATGTCATGAAGCCTTCTTGACAAGTGCCTTTCCCCACCGAGCCGCCTCACCAGCCCCAGGGTTCTCTAGTTTTTAAGGTACTCTGATGGCAAGAGAGTGAACTGCTACTAATTCACTTGTTCTACATGGATGAGTTTGCGGGTTTTTATTTTCAACATTACTATTATATACCCTTTTTAAACATCTCTGCTCCTAGAAATAGGGAGAACTGCATCAAAAGAcaagcacatttttatttttagttgttagCAAATTGTCTTCTAACAGTTTGCTAATAATACCTGCTGAAAACAGCTTCTCCAGGTAGGCATTTCCAGTCTTACAAATTAAACAAAGTGTGTTAACTTTTATGTGTTGCTTCTGTCAACAACCATTGATAAACTTAGTCATCTATCCATGGCTATAAGCCATCCAtgtttcttagtttttaaatttcctctaGTATGTTGTCCTTTTTGATATATTATCTCTTTCTTGATTCGGGGAGTTCTTAGGAAAATATAGATTCTGACAGTCAGTACAGCCAATATTTTCaccttttctagttctgtgaagtttaaaatataaaagatgtTTTTATCTTCTCCATGTTGGATAATTAATATTCATTCTTTCCTTAAGACTTATGGCTTTGGGGGGTTATGTGGCTTTTCTTCTTCCAATTATAAAAATACTTAACTGCTTTCTTCCAGTTGACTGGTGTATTTTAGCCAGTTTGATTTAAATCCATCTTCTCTAACAGCTCAGTTTTAGTACTAATCTAAATAAGATCTCTGAGTCTGTGTCGTGGATGCCTGATTAGTTTCAGATGAGAATTAAAAGCCGTCGGTCACTTTAGAGGAGCGAGGTGTcgcacctctgcctcccagctctcCTGACACTgccttttctttgtctgttctcCATTAGCTGAGGAAACGCGTGAAGCTTGAAGGGAAAGAACTTGAAGAGtatgtggagaaagagaaactAAAGAAGGAAGCTGCTAAGAAACTTGAGCAGTCCAAAgagtgagtggatgagtgagtCATCAGGCTAAGTTGGCTGCAGATGAGGCAAAGACACATTGTAGGACTCAGACACTCAGTGGGAACCACTTAAACTTCCTTAGGACTTTGTGACGGTTATTAAACTTTTCAAATGGCAAAAGTAAAGTCCTTTTAGTGCTAATAACTCCAATTTATTAAGGAAGTTAATGTTAGGTTTTTATGAAACACTGATCCACGTATACCGACTATTATGATTTGGGTTAATGTTGGAGAGTAATTCATTCatagttttataaatattaagtCAAACTGACTTAGGAACATTATGACTCTGCTATGTTCCCAAATCCTCCTAGGGCAGATATCGACTCCAGTGATGAGAGTGACGTGGAAGAAGATATCGACCAGCCTTCGGCTCATAAGACAAAGCATGACCTAATGATGAAAGGGGAAGGCAGTCGCAAAGGCAGCTTCTTCAAACAGGCCAAAAAATCCTACCCCATGTTTCCTGCCCCAGAAGAGAGAATTAAATGGGATGAATATGGAGAGATCATCAAGTATGTGAGCAAAACAAACTCTTTTGGCTCAGTGAATTTGCTCTCTGGTCACCATGTGCTTTGCTTCTGAGTGCCTGCCTAGGCTTGAAAGCTACAGGAGGCTTCTAATTTGAAGTATAAAAATAGAAGTGTTGAGGGGCATCTTGAGCATTAGTAGTAAAGAGAGTATGGTTTCATTACACAGTTCTATGAAAGATTTTAAGAAAGATGATTTAGACATCCTTTCCTCTGGTTAAGAAGGGACATGTTGTGGAGAAAGAATTTGTTGGTGATtgattgtatttatttgggacatGACTTCTGATGCTTTTGGCTATAAGGGAAATATGAGATAGAGGGTGGACCCATGAAAAATAGCTGAAATCACATGCTCGAGCTGCAGTTTTGAAAACACCGCTAACCTGAGTAAAAGTCTCCCAAGGGtccctctgcttccccagaaaCTGTCAGGTACTTCTGCCTAATGTGCAGTGTCAGACACTCTtagttcttcctgcttcctctcaggttttcctcttcccctccctttctgcCTATACATAGATATACTTAAGTGTCTCTCTGTGCAGTGATACATTCTTATTTACCGCTTGTAGCCAGGATTATAAACATGTACTTTGTACTTACCTACTACTTCCATAATGCTGTTGAGCAGGTGGTAGACTTATATCATTCTTGGCTTACTTAGGAAAGTTCCATTGTTTACATAGTCCTCTAAAACAACCAAGAGAAAACAGCAATGGAAACAATGCTGGTGTTTGTTTAGTTTCATTTGATAAGTGACCAGTCTGCCGCCtattggggtatgtgtgtgtgtgtgtgtctctgtctgtctgtctgtctgtctgcaccttGTATACATaggtgcatgtggagaccagagcacaactttctggagtcagttctttcattCCACTGTAGGTTCTAGAGATCAGGCAGGCTCAGGTTGTCAATTTGGGCAGCAACTTCCTtaacacactgagccatctcattgccCTGGACACTACTCTTCAGATTGACTTTCCTGAGAAACATGGGGATACAAATTAAATGTTGTAGGAGGTTTTAGCTGTTGTTGCTTTGGTTCTTTGGGGGGTTTGGGGTGGAGCTTTAGGGCTTTccgggccttgtacatgctaggcagtattctatcactgagttacactCCAGCCtgtgagttttttggttttttggttttttgtttgtttgtttgtttttgtttttgtttttaaggtttctAGCCTGGAATCATACTAAATGTGCTTTAAGTGGTTGTTACTGCTATTGTTATTCTGTGATTTACAGTTGGAGATGTTGCCCTGGGGAATAAGAAGCTATAGCAATGTGGCTGTTAGAGAATAGAACCTGGGTTCTCAGAGAGGAGTGAGACTGGACTAGAAAGTTAGAAGGGTGATTACAGGGTGTTAGAGAAGTGTAAAAGCAGGTATCTCCTTCTTCAGTAATGCTCACACGGAGAACTTTGTTttggggcacacacacatacactcacactaagtaaattataaaaagagTACAGCGCTATgggatagtggtggcacacacctttagtcccagcacttgggaggtagaggcaggtagatccctgtgttcaaggccagcctggtctacaaagatagttccgggacagccagggctacaaagagaaaccctgtcttaaaaaaagaaaagaaaagaaaaaggaaaaaaaagtacaggGTCAGGTTTCAAGGATGCTTGTTGCCCCTGCAGCCATTCAGATCTTCTCTTGATGTGTTAGGGGTTCTCAGTGGTCTAGAGCATCCTCAAAGAGCACttttgggctggggatgtagctcagggatgatagcatgcttgcctagcttatgcaaggtcctgggttcaatccttagtgCTGCTAGCTACGTAATTAAATAGCACTCTTCAGTGGTTATGAAAACATACATGTAATCATCTGATGATTGATATCATGTATTAATTAGCTTTGAGTTAAATGAGTAAGTCTTAAAATGCACAAGGAGTCTTTAAATTACGACACCTATTAGTTGGTTACACATGTTACATAATGTTAGCGTGCCTTCCACATGTCTAATTAGAGACTCACTGTTTAGGCCAGAAGATTTCTTAGTGCCAGAACTTCAAgctactgaagaagaaaaaagcaaattaGAATCTGGTTTGACAAATGGAGACGAGCCCATGGATCAGGACCTGTCTGATGTTCCCACCAAGTGTGTTTCTGCAACAGAGTCTATTGAGATCAAGTAAGTGCCTTTGTGGGGTTTGGAGATGAGGGTAGAATATACTGTTTCAAGCGCTTGAATTATATAACTTGAATTGTTTCAAAAGTGAAATTTCAGCAGAGCCTCTAGTGAGTTCATGCTTTTCAAATTCCCTTTTCAGTGAAAAGACCTGTGGAGTATGGTGGTATTTTCCTTGATGATTCTTGAATACCAAAGTAATTGGGTTAGTGGTAGTTTGAGGAAGCAGATGAACATTAAATTGTACATTTATATGAAGAGTCATTATTTCTGGCCTTTCTAATAAGTCTAGTAGCAGGTGGGAGAACAGTGCAGCTGAGAAACTAACTCCTCTGCGTTACTGCTTGGTTCATGAAATGTCCTCCTTGACTTAGACATTCTAATGCTCGGGAGTAGAAAGTTTATCAGGACCAGGAGTAGTTCGGAAACTCTTTCCTTTCCTACAGAATACAGTTAGTACTGCCAAGGAGTGATAATTCAGAATTGGAATCATCAGAGAACAACTGGTCTTTTGTCCAGTGCCATCTTTTGTATATATTCTTGGACAGAGCTTAGTTGGGATACATATTGTAACATGCATTTTACAATTTCCCCTTACATAGTTGTATGCATTTCTTTCCTGATGGTAAGAGGTTTAGAATTATCTTATCAGGAAAGTGAGCTTGACTAATGATGTCTAATTACAGAGCCAGGGTTACTTACATAGACTATGAAGGACGCTCGGATGGAGACTCCATTAAGAAGATCATCAACCAAATGAAACCGAGACAGCTGATCATTGTCCACGGCCCACCAGAGGCCAGTCAGGATCTGGCTGAGTGCTGCCGGGCGTTCGGTGGGAAGGACATTAAAGTGTACATGCCCAAACTCCATGAGACAGTTGATGCCACAAGCGAAACACATATCTACCAGGTAAATATGTTGGCAGTGGAGCCATTGGGAAATAGACATGTCTTCCGGCACACTAGCTCCCTTACGTTAGGAAAATGGCGAGTGAGTTGGGTACAGCTCCCCATCCTAACAATCCCATAGTTTGGGATGTTTAAACCAATCGGACTCCCCTTACACTTACTCCTTTGGTAGTATGCAAGGTGCCAGGAGATAGAGAAGAGGGCTCCAACTCAAGTTTGGAAAAGGCTTTCTGGAAGAAATGATAACTAAATGGGCTGTTATTGGATGTATAGGTAGATTGTCAGGATAGACAGTGGCAAAGAGTGGGGAAATCGTGTTATAGTCAGATAGACAGCTTTGGCCAAAATACCAATGTGAGGGAATGGTAAGTGTTCTCAAAATCAAAAAGATGTTCGTTTATTCATGAATGACAGGGTCtggctgtgtagcccaagctagtctcaaactcGATTCTATGCCTTAACTTctaaagtgctagaattataggcatatactaccatgcccagcctcaaataatttttttaagcgCTCAACAGATGCCACAGTTCTcctaatgggggaaaaaaaaaaaaaaaccagagacagGTGCAGAAAACAGCTAGTTAGAGGAGAGAGAGTCTTTCCTGGTTGTGGGAGATAGTGACAGTTGAAGGTAGGTGTGCTAGTGATATCTGGAAGAAGTTAGAACTTGCCAGGCAGAAAATTATTCTGGGTAAGTAAGAGAAAGAGACATGGAGGTGTGAAATTACGTGGCACATTCCAGAAAGCACACCAGCCATAGCTGCACAGTTGGTCATCTGGGCTCCCATCTTAATTTCAGTAACTATGCTAGAAATACTAGAGGTAGCACCCCAGTGTTAGTATCGGGCTGGGGACTCCATGTGATTCTGTTGTGCAGTCAGATTGCGAACCTTGTTTTGGAAGGTGGCCAAGGATCCTCAAGCCCTTACAGAGAATTAGGTCATTATGAAGACTGGGATCTGAGGAGAGAGATTTTCAGCTGTTGCTCATGTTGCAGAGTTAGGAAATGGCAAAGGCTGTGTTGGATTTGTTAACGTACACCCTGTGGGTtttgtccctccctccctgtgcaTATCCAGGTCAGGTTAAAAGACTCCCTTGTCAGCTCCCTACAGTTTTGTAAAGCTAAAGATGCCGAGTTAGCTTGGATAGATGGCGTCTTAGACATGCGAGTCTCCAAAGTGGACACCGGAGTTATTTTAGAAGAAGGGGAGCTCAAGGACGATGGAGAAGACTCGGAGATGCAGGTGGATGCTCCTGCAGACTCCAGCGCCATAGCCCAGCAGAAGGCCATGAAGAGTCTGTTTGGAGACGATGACAAAGAGCTGGGTGAAGAGAGTGAGATCATCCCCACACTGGAGCCTTTGCCTCCTCATGAGGTGAGAGgcccctgctttctctgtctctgttgagGGGTCCTGGGGTTGAGGGAGCCTCACACGTGCTAGCtatgtgctctgccactgagctgcattcccagtCCGTCTGTCCTGCGTTTGTCATCCTTCTGGTTCCCGAACTGTTGTGCTTTTAGCTGTTTAAAGACATTGTGTGGGGCCCGAACTTGGAGTTCTTACAAAGGACTGCCCAGggcatgtatctgtgtgtctcaGACTTTGCAGCTAGAGGATGATAACTTAAAGGAAGCCtttaacaaatcttttttttttttataattattaaaaaattttaaggagtggggctggagagatggctcagcggttaagagcacaggctgctcttccaaaggagctgggttcaattcccagcaaccacacagcagttcacaactgtctataaaaccatattccaggggatctgataccctcatacagacatacatgcaggcaaaaccccaatgtacattaaataaataaatcttttttaaaaaattttaagtagaaTACATAGTATTatgttttattatctatttttaaacaattttttttttgtcaattcttcttttctcttctccctcatcctctacccccccccctttctgctttcatatcCTGTGTGCCATACTATTCCCCTCACCTAGCTAATAACGCAGTTGTTCAGGATGTGTGTTTTCAGTGTGGAAAATATGGAGTCTGATTGTGAGGCTCTCCAGTGAGGAGATGGGAGTTTCTACGAATGCCATTTTTCTGTGTTATCAGTTCCGTTCAAATTACTTTGGTTTTGATGCAGTTAAGCCTCTTCCATTGAGTACAGCTTTAATGCTAGCCTTGAAGTTACATGTTCTCAAGAGGGACCTAGTTAATTAGAAAAGCTCCTAGGCGATGAAGCTAGAGCAGTATTAATACCGAAAGAGTCCTACAGGCTTGTCAAGTGCAGTCTTTAGCACACCGTGGAGTTGAGATGGAGACAGCCCCTTCTGCTGGCTTCCGATCTAGCACTGCTCTTGAAATTGGGAGGAGGGGGACAAGGAGTTTTTTCTCTGTGCTAAAGCTGTAGTGCTCTTCAGAACACTTTCAGAGTAGGCAAACCACTTGCCTTTCTGGTTCTCAGCCCGGAGCATCCATTGCAGCCACTCTGAGGAGGAGGGACCTGGAAGTGGCATTAGGAAGACTCTGAACTCAGCAGGGGCCTGGGGCCTGGAAATGGGGTTTCAGTTCAGTTCTGCCTCTTGACACTCTAGTTGACCCCTCCAGCAAGTAGGTGGGTGAAGAGCATATTATCTTGAGTCTCTGTTATTAGGAGGCATGACTAAGAAAATTGTGAAACATCAGAAACTGTGAAGGGCTTTGTAATGGTAAGTGACAAAGTAGACCCAGAGTCACAAACTTGGAATGTGACTTACAATCTTGACGTGACCTGTCAAAGGACTTGAGGGAATACGTATCTTAGAGATCATGCAGTGCTCCACTTTATCCGATACAGCTTTGTGCCTATTGTTTTGTTGAAGTTACTCTTTCACCTTTGACTTTATTCAAGGTTCCTGGACATCAGTCAGTTTTTATGAATGAACCAAGACTGTCTGACTTCAAGCAAGTTCTTTTGCGGGAGGGGATTCAAGCGGAATTTGTAGGGGGTGTACTTGTCTGCAACAATCAAGTAGCAGTCCGCAGAGTAAGTTTATTTACTGAGGTTTTATCAGATTAATTCTGTAGTTCTTATAatttcataaaactgaaaaccagCCATTTACATTCATAAAACCTTAAAGGCTTATAGTAGTGAttcaaatatgttcaaaatacacttaattttatagtaaatttttattatttgaattctCTGACATTTATGTGTCTATAAAAACTTattacaggggttggggatttagctcagtggaagagtgcttgcctagcaagcacaaggccctgggttcgatcctcagctcaaaaaaaaaaaaaaaaaaactcattactACAATATTATACCTATGTTCCCAAGTCAGGGCAACCCATTTCCTGCATATGGTGGCCATGTTATAGATGTTGCTTATTGTTTCTGCATGTTGATGAATGGGAGATATACTAAAGaactttttaaactgtttttctaGACAGAAACTGGACGCATCGGGTTAGAAGGCTGCCTTTGTCAAGACTTTTATAGGATACGAGACCTTTTATATGAACAATATGCCATTGTGTAAAGGACATGATGTCAGGAAGTGTCTGCTTGACCTTTCTCAGGAAGAAAGGATTCTCATCTGAGGCTAAGCTTTCAGCTGTCTTGTTTTGTAACATACAAAAAGAATCTGCCAGAAAACGTGAGCATGTATTCGATTTTGAAAAATATGAATCAAGGGCCtggggcatagctcagtggtagagctcttgcctagcatgtgcaaggccctgggtttgattcccagtactgaataaagaaagaaagaaaatgtaaacagaaCCCATTTTGTAAATGTTCTACCTTACTTGGAATGCTAGAGGCCCAGCGAAGACACGCCCAGAACTGAAGGTGTTGATTTCCTCTGCAGACCCCTTGCTTCAAAGGGTTTAttacttgaaaaaacaaacagtgcAACTTAGCAGACCAGTTCATGGCCTTACAGAAACTGGTATGCATGCATTTGTGCAGACAGTTTCTCACGTTTTCTGGAATGAAAAGGGAGAATGATATAGAAAGGATATGCTATAAAagatacaaacacaaacaaaaaactggtgaaacattgaaaaaaatcgTGCTGTGCTGTTCCTTCTTTTGAATTCTGATCTGCAGTTGCCTCCACATGGTTCTCTTTACCCTCTTTCAGTGCATATGAGGCAGCACACATTTAgtttagaaataaatgtttatttctcccatttcttgtttatgaagattttttttgttgttcagttTGAATTTATAACCTCGTCATTTGAATAAATGTCATCTAAAAGAAAGCCTTGAAGCTGAGTGCGGTACTCAGGAGACTGGTGTAGGAGGATtttgaattagaggccagcctgagctacatagtgagagactGTGTTAAAAACCAGCAAAAAGAAAATCAGGCATGTTACCAGTTCTGTGGACATTTTATTTAGACACATCTTACCTGTTGGCCAAGCACCTGTATTTGAAACTGTCCAAtgctcttgtttttaaaaaacaaatgggggttggggacttagctcagtggtagagcacctgcctagcaagcgcaaggctcggggttcgatcctcagctccaaaaaaaaaaaaagaaaggaaaaaaaaaaatgttgactcTCACATTTTTATAAGGTAACAGTGTAATTTAATTAATGGgtgtaaatgttttccttgtgtaACTTGTTTTCTAAGTTTATGTAAACAGTGGTTGGATTTTATGCTTATTACTACAAAAATAGTACTGAACTAGGGTAATTACCTCCCTTAACATAGTACAAAGAATCCTGCTTAAGAGTGAAAACTGAAAATACGCAATTCCACCGACTTGAACATTGAGCCATGTTGTCCCATTGTAATCTGTTGGTTTAGTTCTTAGAAGGCAGCATAATCAAGGCAGTCCTTGACGCTTGCTTCAGCTTTAAGCCCTCCTCTCTGCACTGAGCATTTAGAGAAGCCTCAATCTTGTTTAACTTCGGAACTATGTTATTTCAACCCAGTGAGCCACTGTCAGACTAGAATTAGCCTTTTATTCAGTCTCAGGTGCTGACAGAGCCTTCTGCACTGGATTACAGCCCTGAAGCAAGTTTGTAGCCTTCTGATACTGCAAAGCAGATATACAAAAGGGTTGTACAGATGATTTTAagagtgtgttttcttttttgcagtCATGAAACattccccccaccaccactccccCCCCACCATTCCCCCCCCTCTACTATATAGAGGAAGCCTATAATTCTTTCTATTCCAGGGGAAGAAAACCTGCAGTTGTTACATAGTATAAAGTTTCTGGCTATACCTATTACATGGTAACACATGTAAAATTATTTCTTGCCTAGCCTTTCTGCTGTCCTATGAATaggaattactttttaaaatactgctTGAAGATGGCTGTTCTACATAATACCATTAGAGAACAATACTTCTGCCTCTGTCTAGATGACATTATCCTAAAATTCCTGAAATGTAGACCTTCATTACAGCTTCAGCTACTTAAGAAAAACATGACTTTTAAAGACACAGTGAGATAAATCATGAGTGCAGAGAAGCTTTGAGAAGCAAGAATAAATACAGCATGTGAACTATCAGCTGATACCACAAAtagttttcttaaaaagaaattttatcaGGGCATGataacacatgcctgtaatttcatcACTTCATTCAAACTTggcttaaggccagcctagacagCATAGGACTCTGctcaaaagaaggagaaaagggctagggaggtagctcagtggaagaatacttacttagcatgtgtgaggcccaggTCTGGAGGTTGGGGT
Proteins encoded in this window:
- the Cpsf2 gene encoding cleavage and polyadenylation specificity factor subunit 2, whose protein sequence is MTSIIKLTTLSGVQEESALCYLLQVDEFRFLLDCGWDEHFSMDIIDSLRKHVHQIDAVLLSHPDPLHLGALPFAVGKLGLNCAIYATIPVYKMGQMFMYDLYQSRHNTEDFTLFTLDDVDAAFDKIQQLKFSQIVNLKGKGHGLSITPLPAGHMIGGTIWKIVKDGEEEIVYAVDFNHKREIHLNGCSLEMLSRPSLLITDSFNATYVQPRRKQRDEQLLTNVLETLRGDGNVLIAVDTAGRVLELAQLLDQIWRTKDAGLGVYSLALLNNVSYNVVEFSKSQVEWMSDKLMRCFEDKRNNPFQFRHLSLCHGLSDLARVPSPKVVLASQPDLECGFSRDLFIQWCQDPKNSIILTYRTTPGTLARFLIDNPSEKVTEIELRKRVKLEGKELEEYVEKEKLKKEAAKKLEQSKEADIDSSDESDVEEDIDQPSAHKTKHDLMMKGEGSRKGSFFKQAKKSYPMFPAPEERIKWDEYGEIIKPEDFLVPELQATEEEKSKLESGLTNGDEPMDQDLSDVPTKCVSATESIEIKARVTYIDYEGRSDGDSIKKIINQMKPRQLIIVHGPPEASQDLAECCRAFGGKDIKVYMPKLHETVDATSETHIYQVRLKDSLVSSLQFCKAKDAELAWIDGVLDMRVSKVDTGVILEEGELKDDGEDSEMQVDAPADSSAIAQQKAMKSLFGDDDKELGEESEIIPTLEPLPPHEVPGHQSVFMNEPRLSDFKQVLLREGIQAEFVGGVLVCNNQVAVRRTETGRIGLEGCLCQDFYRIRDLLYEQYAIV